CCATACAATGCTACTCTTTCTGTTCACCAGCTTGTAGAAAACACAGATGAGACCTACTGCATTGACAATGAAGCTCTGTATGACATTTGTTTCCGCACCCTCAAACTGACAACCCCAACCTATGGTGATCTTAACCATCTTGTTTCAGCCACCATGAGCGGAGTGACCACCTGTTTAAGATTCCCAGGTCAACTGAATGCTGATCTCCGTAAGCTTGCTGTCAACATGGTGCCATTCCCCCGTCTCCACTTCTTCATGCCTGGTTTTGCCCCTCTAACCAGCCGTGGTAGCCAGCAATATCGTGCTCTTACTGTTCCAGAGCTGACCCAGCAGATGTTCGATGCCAAGAACATGATGGCTGCATGTGATCCTCGTCATGGGCGCTACCTTACAGTTGCTGCTGTTTTCCGTGGTCGCATGTCTATGAAAGAAGTTGATGAACAGATGTTGAATGTCCAGAATAAGAACAGCAGTTACTTTGTGGAATGGATTCCCAACAACGTGAAGACCGCCGTCTGCGATATCCCACCTCGTGGCCTCAAGATGTCAGTCACCTTCATCGGCAACAGCACTGCAATCCAGGAGCTGTTCAAGCGTATATCTGAGCAATTCACCGCTATGTTCCGTCGTAAGGCTTTCTTGCATTGGTACACTGGTGAAGGTATGGATGAGATGGAGTTCACCGAGGCTGAGAGCAACATGAATGACTTGGTGTCTGAGTACCAACAATACCAGGATGCAACAGCAGAAGAGGAGGGAGAATTTGATGAAGAGGAAGAAGACCAGCAGGAAGAGGCATAAATCAAATAGTAACAAGCATGTTTTAATTTGACTACCTTTTGCAACAAACTGTTTAATCTGAATTATTTGAAGACATTTCAACTTGTGATTGCTAATGAATTGCAACAAATGAACTTGGACTTTTTTGAACATGAACTCTTGTGCAATTTTGACGCACGGGCGGCGCTGCTGAACTGAAGTTTGCCTGTTGAATTTAATAAATTTGCTGGTAATTATTTCTTGaaggtataattcaaaatgttattgaacagGGAGAGTTAATAAAGGTTGAATTTATTGTGTGCTAAATTTATGAGTCTCT
This DNA window, taken from Amphiura filiformis chromosome 16, Afil_fr2py, whole genome shotgun sequence, encodes the following:
- the LOC140135429 gene encoding tubulin beta-4B chain; this encodes MREIVHIQAGQCGNQIGAKFWEVISDEHGIDPTGTYHGDSDLQLERINVYYNEATGGKYVPRAILVDLEPGTMDSVRSGPFGQIFRPDNFVFGQSGAGNNWAKGHYTEGAELVDSVLDVVRKEAESCDCLQGFQLTHSLGGGTGSGMGTLLISKIREEYPDRIMNTFSVVPSPKVSDTVVEPYNATLSVHQLVENTDETYCIDNEALYDICFRTLKLTTPTYGDLNHLVSATMSGVTTCLRFPGQLNADLRKLAVNMVPFPRLHFFMPGFAPLTSRGSQQYRALTVPELTQQMFDAKNMMAACDPRHGRYLTVAAVFRGRMSMKEVDEQMLNVQNKNSSYFVEWIPNNVKTAVCDIPPRGLKMSVTFIGNSTAIQELFKRISEQFTAMFRRKAFLHWYTGEGMDEMEFTEAESNMNDLVSEYQQYQDATAEEEGEFDEEEEDQQEEA